A window of the Gossypium hirsutum isolate 1008001.06 chromosome A03, Gossypium_hirsutum_v2.1, whole genome shotgun sequence genome harbors these coding sequences:
- the LOC121217817 gene encoding uncharacterized protein, translating to MADALATLASMFRGNKQEDMKSIQMGICDVPAHCYSIDEEEEERDDHPWYQDILRYVKNRVYPDQATENDKRTLRRLAGDYVLYGEILYKIRKDQVLLRCVNAVEVKKILKEIHEGVCGTHANGFTMGREEEAYLAYPVVRRQRWRRRSVDDPRARHLKAEANP from the exons atggctgatgccctGGCTACGTTAGCTTCCATGTTTAGAGGGAATAAACAAGAGGATATGAAGTCAATCCAGATGGGTATTTGTGATGTTCCAGCTCATTGCTACAGTATCGAcgaggaggaggaggagagggatgatcatccttggtatcaggatattcTTCGATATGTGAAAAATCGTGTATATCCTGATCAGGCAaccgaaaatgataaaagaacatTGAGGAGGCTGGCCGGTGACTATGTCTTATACGGTGAAATCTTGTATAAAATAAGAAAGGACCAAGTGCTGCTAAGATGTGTTAATGCTGTTGAAGTAAAGAAAATCCTGAAAGAAATCCATGAAGGTGTCTGCGGGACGCATGCCAATGGATTTACAATGGGCAG GGAAGAAGAGGCTTACCTAGCTTACCCCGTGGTTCGGCGTCAGAGGTGGAGGCGCAGAAGCGTCGATGACCCTCGTGCGCGGCATCTCAAAGCAGAGGCGAATCCCTAG